One part of the Arabidopsis thaliana chromosome 1 sequence genome encodes these proteins:
- a CDS encoding Galactosyltransferase family protein (Galactosyltransferase family protein; FUNCTIONS IN: transferase activity, transferring hexosyl groups, transferase activity, transferring glycosyl groups; INVOLVED IN: protein amino acid glycosylation; LOCATED IN: membrane; EXPRESSED IN: 14 plant structures; EXPRESSED DURING: 4 anthesis, C globular stage, 4 leaf senescence stage, petal differentiation and expansion stage, E expanded cotyledon stage; CONTAINS InterPro DOMAIN/s: Glycosyl transferase, family 31 (InterPro:IPR002659); BEST Arabidopsis thaliana protein match is: Galactosyltransferase family protein (TAIR:AT2G32430.1); Has 1301 Blast hits to 1292 proteins in 94 species: Archae - 0; Bacteria - 0; Metazoa - 677; Fungi - 0; Plants - 603; Viruses - 0; Other Eukaryotes - 21 (source: NCBI BLink).) has translation MSAKIKGEYSSRSFVSRKWTILLCLGSFCVGMFFTNRMWNIPESKGMSHPSVTEAERLKLVSEGCNPKALYQKEVKRDPQALFGEVANTHIALQTLDKTISSLEMELAAARSVQESLQNGAPLSDDMGKKQPQEQRRFLMVVGINTAFSSRKRRDSIRATWMPQGEKRKRLEEEKGIIIRFVIGHSATTGGILDRAIEAEDRKHGDFLRLDHVEGYLELSGKTKTYFSTAFSMWDADFYVKVDDDVHVNIATLGETLVRHRKKPRVYIGCMKSGPVLSQKGVRYHEPEYWKFGENGNKYFRHATGQLYAISRDLASYISINQHVLHKYANEDVSLGAWFIGIDVKHIDDRRLCCGTPPGKS, from the exons ATGTCTGCGAAGATCAAAGGAGAGTATTCTTCTAGAAGCTTCGTATCGAGAAAATGGACGATATTACTCTGCTTAGGAAGCTTCTGCGTCGGAATGTTCTTCACCAATCG gatGTGGAATATTCCGGAATCTAAAGGCATGTCTCATCCATCTGTAACCGAAGCTGAGAGATTGAAGCTGGTCTCTGAAGGCTGCAATCCAAAAGCT CTTTACCAGAAAGAAGTCAAAAGAGATCCTCAGGCTTTGTTTGGAGAAGTAGCCAATACACATATTGCATTACA GACATTGGATAAGACCATTTCAAGCTTAGAGATGGAGTTAGCTGCAGCAAGGTCAGTTCAGGAATCTTTACAAAACGGTGCTCCTTTATCAGATGATATGGGGAAGAAGCAACCTCAGGAACAGAGACGGTTTTTGATGGTCGTTGGGATTAATACAGCTTTTAGTagcagaaagagaagagattctATTCGAGCAACTTGGATGCCTCAAG gtgaaaaaaggaagagactaGAAGAGGAGAAGGGGATTATCATCCGGTTTGTCATTGGTCACAG TGCCACGACCGGGGGAATTCTAGATCGAGCTATAGAAGCTGAGGACAGGAAGCATGGAGATTTCTTGAGACTG GACCATGTTGAAGGGTACCTAGAGTTGTCAGGCAAGACGAAAACTTACTTTTCTACAGCATTTTCGATGTGGGATGCAGATTTCTATGTCAAAgtagatgatgatgttcaTGTCAATATAG CAACTCTTGGGGAAACTCTTGTTAGACACCGGAAAAAACCACGGGTCTATATTGGTTGCATGAAATCTGGCCCTGTCCTCTCTCAAAA AGGGGTGAGGTACCATGAGCCAGAGTACTGGAAGTTTGGTGAAAATGGGAACAAATACTTCCGTCATGCTACTGGACAGTTATACGCCATTTCAAGGGACTTGGCTTCttatatatcaatcaatca GCATGTTCTTCACAAGTATGCGAACGAAGATGTTTCGCTAGGAGCTTGGTTTATCGGGATTGATGTTAAACACATTGATGATAGAAGATTATGCTGCGGAACTCCTCCTGGTAAGTCTTAA
- the CYP88A3 gene encoding cytochrome P450, family 88, subfamily A, polypeptide 3, whose protein sequence is MAETTSWIPVWFPLMVLGCFGLNWLVRKVNVWLYESSLGENRHYLPPGDLGWPFIGNMLSFLRAFKTSDPDSFTRTLIKRYGPKGIYKAHMFGNPSIIVTTSDTCRRVLTDDDAFKPGWPTSTMELIGRKSFVGISFEEHKRLRRLTAAPVNGHEALSTYIPYIEENVITVLDKWTKMGEFEFLTHLRKLTFRIIMYIFLSSESENVMDALEREYTALNYGVRAMAVNIPGFAYHRALKARKTLVAAFQSIVTERRNQRKQNILSNKKDMLDNLLNVKDEDGKTLDDEEIIDVLLMYLNAGHESSGHTIMWATVFLQEHPEVLQRAKAEQEMILKSRPEGQKGLSLKETRKMEFLSQVVDETLRVITFSLTAFREAKTDVEMNGYLIPKGWKVLTWFRDVHIDPEVFPDPRKFDPARWDNGFVPKAGAFLPFGAGSHLCPGNDLAKLEISIFLHHFLLKYQVKRSNPECPVMYLPHTRPTDNCLARISYQ, encoded by the exons ATGGCGGAGACAACGAGTTGGATCCCAGTATGGTTTCCTCTGATGGTGTTGGGATGTTTTGGTCTGAATTGGTTGGTCAGGAAGGTGAATGTGTGGCTCTATGAGTCCAGCCTTGGGGAGAACAGGCACTATCTGCCACCAGGTGATTTGGGTTGGCCTTTCATTGGCAACATGTTGTCTTTTCTCAGAGCTTTCAAGACTTCTGACCCTGACTCCTTCACTCGCACTTTAATCAAAAG GTATGGACCTAAAGGTATATATAAAGCACACATGTTCGGGAACCCAAGTATAATAGTAACAACATCAGACACTTGCCGGCGTGTGCTGACAGACGATGATGCGTTCAAGCCAGGTTGGCCAACATCTACAATGGAACTCATTGGAAGGAAGTCATTCGTTGGTATCTCTTTCGAGGAACACAAGCGTCTCAGGCGTTTGACTGCTGCTCCAGTCAATGGCCATGAAGCCCTCTCTACTTATATACCGTACATTGAAGAAAACGTTATTACTGTTCTGGACAAGTGGACCAAAATGGGAGAGTTCGAGTTCTTGACTCATCTGCGTAAGCTCACCTTTAGGATCATCATGTACATCTTTCTCAGCTCTGAGAGTGAGAATGTAATGGATGCATTGGAACGAGAATATACAGCTCTTAACTATGGGGTTCGAGCAATGGCAGTCAATATTCCTGGATTTGCTTATCATAGAGCACTCAAG GCGAGGAAAACACTTGTAGCTGCCTTTCAGTCCATAGTGACTGAGCGCAGAAATCAAAGGAAGCAGaacattttatcaaataagaaagatatgTTAGACAATCTTCTTAATGttaaagatgaagatggaAAAACTTTGGATGACGAAGAGATTATCGATGTTCTTCTGATGTATCTTAATGCCGGTCATGAATCCTCTGGCCACACCATTATGTGGGCTACCGTTTTTCTACAAGAACACCCTGAGGTTCTACAAAGAGCAAAG GCTGAACAAGAAATGATCCTGAAAAGTAGGCCTGAAGGTCAAAAAGGTCTATCTCTAAAAGAAACccggaaaatggaattcttatCGCAG GTTGTCGATGAGACACTTCGAGTCATAACATTCTCACTCACTGCTTTTCGAGAGGCAAAGACTGACGTTGAAATGAATG GCTATTTGATCCCAAAAGGTTGGAAGGTTTTGACATGGTTTAGGGATGTCCACATCGACCCTGAAGTCTTTCCAGATCCAAGAAAATTTGATCCTGCTAGATGGGAT aatGGTTTCGTACCAAAAGCTGGTGCGTTCCTTCCTTTTGGTGCTGGAAGCCATCTATGCCCGGGAAATGATCTGGCTAAGCTCgagatttcaatttttcttcatcatttccTCCTCAAATATCA GGTGAAACGGAGCAACCCCGAATGTCCAGTGATGTATCTGCCTCATACCAGACCAACTGATAATTGCTTGGCAAGAATTAGTTATCAGTAA
- a CDS encoding Galactosyltransferase family protein (Galactosyltransferase family protein; FUNCTIONS IN: transferase activity, transferring hexosyl groups, transferase activity, transferring glycosyl groups; INVOLVED IN: protein amino acid glycosylation; LOCATED IN: endomembrane system, membrane; EXPRESSED IN: 14 plant structures; EXPRESSED DURING: 4 anthesis, C globular stage, 4 leaf senescence stage, petal differentiation and expansion stage, E expanded cotyledon stage; CONTAINS InterPro DOMAIN/s: Glycosyl transferase, family 31 (InterPro:IPR002659); BEST Arabidopsis thaliana protein match is: Galactosyltransferase family protein (TAIR:AT2G32430.1); Has 1305 Blast hits to 1290 proteins in 95 species: Archae - 0; Bacteria - 0; Metazoa - 665; Fungi - 0; Plants - 601; Viruses - 0; Other Eukaryotes - 39 (source: NCBI BLink).): protein MSAKIKGEYSSRSFVSRKWTILLCLGSFCVGMFFTNRMWNIPESKGMSHPSVTEAERLKLVSEGCNPKALYQKEVKRDPQALFGEVANTHIALQTLDKTISSLEMELAAARSVQESLQNGAPLSDDMGKKQPQEQRRFLMVVGINTAFSSRKRRDSIRATWMPQGEKRKRLEEEKGIIIRFVIGHSATTGGILDRAIEAEDRKHGDFLRLDHVEGYLELSGKTKTYFSTAFSMWDADFYVKVDDDVHVNIATLGETLVRHRKKPRVYIGCMKSGPVLSQKGVRYHEPEYWKFGENGNKYFRHATGQLYAISRDLASYISINQHVLHKYANEDVSLGAWFIGIDVKHIDDRRLCCGTPPDCEWKAQAGNICVASFDWSCSGICRSADRIKEVHRRCGEGEKALWSATF, encoded by the exons ATGTCTGCGAAGATCAAAGGAGAGTATTCTTCTAGAAGCTTCGTATCGAGAAAATGGACGATATTACTCTGCTTAGGAAGCTTCTGCGTCGGAATGTTCTTCACCAATCG gatGTGGAATATTCCGGAATCTAAAGGCATGTCTCATCCATCTGTAACCGAAGCTGAGAGATTGAAGCTGGTCTCTGAAGGCTGCAATCCAAAAGCT CTTTACCAGAAAGAAGTCAAAAGAGATCCTCAGGCTTTGTTTGGAGAAGTAGCCAATACACATATTGCATTACA GACATTGGATAAGACCATTTCAAGCTTAGAGATGGAGTTAGCTGCAGCAAGGTCAGTTCAGGAATCTTTACAAAACGGTGCTCCTTTATCAGATGATATGGGGAAGAAGCAACCTCAGGAACAGAGACGGTTTTTGATGGTCGTTGGGATTAATACAGCTTTTAGTagcagaaagagaagagattctATTCGAGCAACTTGGATGCCTCAAG gtgaaaaaaggaagagactaGAAGAGGAGAAGGGGATTATCATCCGGTTTGTCATTGGTCACAG TGCCACGACCGGGGGAATTCTAGATCGAGCTATAGAAGCTGAGGACAGGAAGCATGGAGATTTCTTGAGACTG GACCATGTTGAAGGGTACCTAGAGTTGTCAGGCAAGACGAAAACTTACTTTTCTACAGCATTTTCGATGTGGGATGCAGATTTCTATGTCAAAgtagatgatgatgttcaTGTCAATATAG CAACTCTTGGGGAAACTCTTGTTAGACACCGGAAAAAACCACGGGTCTATATTGGTTGCATGAAATCTGGCCCTGTCCTCTCTCAAAA AGGGGTGAGGTACCATGAGCCAGAGTACTGGAAGTTTGGTGAAAATGGGAACAAATACTTCCGTCATGCTACTGGACAGTTATACGCCATTTCAAGGGACTTGGCTTCttatatatcaatcaatca GCATGTTCTTCACAAGTATGCGAACGAAGATGTTTCGCTAGGAGCTTGGTTTATCGGGATTGATGTTAAACACATTGATGATAGAAGATTATGCTGCGGAACTCCTCCTG ATTGCGAATGGAAAGCACAAGCTGGAAACATCTGTGTAGCATCATTCGACTGGAGCTGCAGCGGAATCTGCAGATCCGCAGATCGCATCAAAGAGGTTCATAGACGTTGCGGTGAAGGTGAAAAGGCTCTTTGGAGTGCCACGTTTTGA
- a CDS encoding Calcium-binding tetratricopeptide family protein (Calcium-binding tetratricopeptide family protein; FUNCTIONS IN: binding, zinc ion binding, calcium ion binding; INVOLVED IN: biological_process unknown; LOCATED IN: plasma membrane; EXPRESSED IN: 24 plant structures; EXPRESSED DURING: 13 growth stages; CONTAINS InterPro DOMAIN/s: Tetratricopeptide TPR-1 (InterPro:IPR001440), Tetratricopeptide-like helical (InterPro:IPR011990), EF-HAND 2 (InterPro:IPR018249), Zinc finger, ZZ-type (InterPro:IPR000433), Tetratricopeptide repeat-containing (InterPro:IPR013026), Tetratricopeptide repeat (InterPro:IPR019734); BEST Arabidopsis thaliana protein match is: Calcium-binding tetratricopeptide family protein (TAIR:AT2G32450.1); Has 35451 Blast hits to 16647 proteins in 1701 species: Archae - 1586; Bacteria - 18304; Metazoa - 4207; Fungi - 680; Plants - 951; Viruses - 0; Other Eukaryotes - 9723 (source: NCBI BLink).) has translation MATRGSRSEKVKRIFQQFDGNHDGGLNREEMAALVVAVNPRVKFSDEQINAILDEVFRTYAEFIDPNKGLTYDGLLRTYDDGAGDVDRDFDALGLELNADETTIKGSEAASSSSITDERAVEAQKKQRTAAWAVSPNHGIVFDETWKLVDDLEILVKRLKSKQEKDGKLKADNNNNNVDAFSDAGWSRELGPSSEISEKRIYWEESSHDYGVFVKELGVLRSKADGARSREEAFDGHMAIGRVLYEHQLFKEALVSFKRACELQPTDVRPHFKAGNCLYVLGKCKESKDEFLLALEAAESGGNQWAYLLPQIYVNLGIALEGEGMVLSACEYYREAAILCPTHFRALKLLGSALFGVGEYRAAVKALEEAIYLKPDYADAHCDLASSLHSMGEDERAIEVFQRAIDLKPGHVDALYNLGGLYMDLGRFQRASEMYTRVLTVWPNHWRAQLNKAVSLLGAGETEEAKRALKEALKLTNRVELHDAISHLKHLQKKKGKNNGNGNGGEGPFIVVEPSKFKTVGEKTTLRPDLATALQIRAFQRVTRLGKCDVEAVRKEMRDNDVPVSYSGSGGPTKSIRKPNLEEILRRLLSSLKPDTFQGAIKAINEKILALLDDSGSGRVDMGMFYAVIAPLCGGHSDKRKRVAFDALLWRPVNEGSSQITKTDAVKYIKLLRAIYIPSHGMSEMLEVHGEEEAESSVTVTFNQFLAMFDDPDWGFGIMSTILKLEANDRNRHGNQVCSVCRYPVIGSRFKEVKARFSLCNQCYGEGKVPPSFKQEEYKFREYESEAEAMKAKCVCFSMQSHKKAIAT, from the coding sequence ATGGCGACTAGAGGAAGCAGATCGGAGAAAGTTAAGAGAATTTTCCAGCAATTCGACGGGAATCATGATGGTGGGCTTAACCGTGAAGAGATGGCGGCTCTTGTCGTAGCTGTTAACCCTAGGGTTAAATTCAGTGACGAGCAGATCAACGCCATTCTCGATGAAGTTTTTCGAACTTACGCTGAATTCATCGATCCAAACAAGGGTTTGACCTACGACGGTCTCCTACGTACTTACGACGACGGTGCCGGAGATGTTGACAGAGATTTCGACGCATTGGGGCTTGAGTTAAACGCTGATGAGACGACGATTAAAGGGTCTGAGGCggcttcgtcttcttcgattACTGATGAGAGAGCTGTTGAAGCgcagaagaaacagagaacagCTGCTTGGGCTGTTTCGCCGAATCACGGAATCGTTTTTGACGAGACGTGGAAGTTAGTTGATGATTTGGAGATTCTGGTGAAGAGATTGAAGTCGAAACAGGAGAAAGATGGAAAATTGAAAGCTgataataacaataacaatgtTGATGCGTTTTCTGATGCTGGATGGTCTAGAGAGTTAGGTCCGTCTTCTGAGATCTCTGAGAAGAGAATCTATTGGGAAGAATCGAGTCATGATTATGGAGTGTTTGTGAAGGAATTAGGTGTTTTGAGAAGTAAAGCTGATGGAGCTAGGTctagagaagaagcttttgatGGACATATGGCTATTGGTAGGGTTTTATATGAGCATCAGTTGTTTAAAGAAGCTCTTGTTAGCTTCAAGAGAGCTTGTGAATTGCAACCGACTGATGTGAGACCTCATTTCAAAGCTGGGAACTGTCTTTACGTTTTGGGGAAATGCAAAGAGTCGAAAGATGAGTTTTTGTTGGCGTTGGAAGCTGCTGAGTCGGGCGGGAACCAATGGGCTTATTTGCTTCCTCAGATTTATGTCAATCTCGGTATCGCGCTTGAAGGCGAAGGTATGGTTTTGAGTGCTTGTGAGTATTATAGAGAAGCTGCGATTCTATGTCCTACGCATTTTAGAGCCTTGAAGCTTCTAGGTAGTGCGTTGTTCGGTGTAGGAGAGTATAGAGCAGCGGTTAAGGCCTTAGAGGAAGCTATATACTTGAAACCGGATTACGCAGATGCTCATTGTGATTTAGCTTCGTCTTTGCATTCAATGGGTGAAGATGAGAGAGCTATCGAGGTTTTCCAGAGAGCTATAGACTTGAAACCTGGCCATGTTGATGCTCTGTATAATCTTGGTGGGCTTTACATGGATTTAGGTAGGTTTCAGAGAGCTTCGGAGATGTACACTAGGGTCTTAACGGTATGGCCTAACCATTGGCGTGCTCAGCTTAACAAGGCGGTTTCTTTGTTAGGTGCTGGAGAGACCGAAGAAGCTAAACGAGCGCTTAAGGAAGCACTCAAACTGACAAACCGGGTTGAATTGCATGATGCAATATCTCATTTGAAAcatttgcagaagaaaaagGGTAAAAACAATGGAAATGGTAATGGTGGAGAAGGTCCGTTCATCGTCGTGGAACCTTCCAAGTTCAAGACTGTGGGTGAGAAGACGACTTTGAGGCCGGATTTAGCCACAGCCCTTCAAATTAGAGCCTTTCAGAGGGTTACAAGGCTTGGGAAATGCGATGTGGAGGCTGTACGAAAGGAGATGAGAGACAATGATGTTCCTGTATCGTATTCCGGTAGTGGTGGACCGACGAAATCTATTCGGAAACCTAATTTAGAGGAGATTCTACGGCGTCTGCTCAGCTCCTTGAAACCTGACACTTTTCAAGGAGCCATCAAGGCTATAAACGAGAAAATCCTCGCGCttctcgatgattcagggtCGGGAAGAGTTGATATGGGTATGTTTTACGCTGTGATTGCTCCTTTATGCGGTGGACATTCCgacaaaaggaaaagagtTGCTTTTGATGCGCTTCTTTGGAGACCTGTAAACGAAGGAAGCTCTCAGATTACAAAAACGGATGCAGTCAAATACATTAAACTGTTGAGAGCTATTTACATTCCATCACATGGAATGAGTGAAATGTTAGAAGTTcacggagaagaagaagctgaatcCTCAGTGACAGTGACATTTAATCAGTTTTTAGCCATGTTCGACGATCCAGATTGGGGATTTGGTATAATGTCTACGATCCTTAAACTGGAGGCAAACGATAGAAACCGTCATGGAAACCAAGTTTGCTCGGTTTGTCGGTACCCGGTAATCGGATCCCGGTTTAAGGAAGTGAAAGCCCGGTTTAGTTT